The following are from one region of the Nocardioides marmotae genome:
- a CDS encoding acetyl-CoA hydrolase/transferase family protein, with amino-acid sequence MGPVDLTTALRSLPENPRVVVSGNHATPWHTLRLLDAALPAYRLWALNGQPGLPDRDGVTLETSFVGPGQRRSPRLSYVPSRLSLVPTLFGGVMPPDAVLLHTTPPRGGKVSLGTEVNVLPSAVEAVRARGGVVIAQVNRHLPWTFGDAELDTSLVDVMVEADEPLAYAKVVPVDEASARIGALVADRVADGATLQAGIGAVPDATMLGLSGRRGLRIWTEMFSDSVLALERAGALDPDVPVTASFLFGSEELIEWVDGNERIHMARTETTNDPGRIARNPAMVSVNTALQVDLFGQANASRIQARIHSGFGGQTDFIVGALHSPGGQALIALRSWHPKADVSTIVPLVDEPVTSFQMSAVITEQGVAEVFGHDQREQARQLIEHAAHPSVREELREEAVELGLAAPL; translated from the coding sequence ATGGGGCCCGTGGACCTCACGACCGCCCTGCGCAGCCTCCCGGAGAACCCCCGCGTCGTCGTCAGCGGCAACCACGCCACCCCGTGGCACACGTTGCGCCTGCTCGACGCCGCCCTGCCGGCGTACCGGCTGTGGGCGCTCAACGGACAACCCGGGCTGCCCGACCGCGACGGGGTGACCCTGGAGACCTCCTTCGTCGGCCCCGGCCAGCGGCGCAGCCCGCGGCTGAGCTACGTCCCCTCGCGGCTCTCCCTGGTGCCGACCCTCTTCGGCGGGGTGATGCCGCCCGACGCCGTCCTCCTGCACACGACCCCGCCGCGCGGCGGGAAGGTCTCGCTCGGCACCGAGGTCAACGTGCTCCCGTCTGCCGTCGAGGCCGTGCGGGCCCGCGGCGGCGTCGTGATCGCCCAGGTCAACCGGCACCTGCCGTGGACCTTCGGCGACGCCGAGCTCGACACGAGCCTGGTCGACGTCATGGTCGAGGCCGACGAGCCGCTCGCGTACGCGAAGGTGGTGCCCGTCGACGAGGCGTCCGCGCGGATCGGGGCCCTCGTCGCCGACCGGGTCGCCGACGGCGCCACGCTCCAGGCCGGGATCGGGGCGGTCCCGGACGCGACCATGCTCGGCCTGTCCGGGCGGCGCGGGCTGCGCATCTGGACCGAGATGTTCTCCGACTCCGTGCTCGCCCTCGAGCGGGCCGGCGCGCTGGACCCCGACGTGCCGGTGACCGCGTCGTTCCTCTTCGGCTCCGAGGAGCTCATCGAGTGGGTCGACGGCAACGAGCGCATCCACATGGCGCGGACCGAGACCACCAACGACCCCGGCCGGATCGCCCGGAACCCGGCGATGGTCAGCGTCAACACCGCGCTCCAGGTCGACCTGTTCGGGCAGGCGAACGCCTCGCGGATCCAGGCGCGCATCCACTCCGGTTTCGGCGGTCAGACCGACTTCATCGTCGGCGCGCTGCACAGCCCCGGCGGGCAGGCGCTGATCGCGCTGCGCTCCTGGCACCCCAAGGCCGACGTCTCCACGATCGTGCCGCTGGTCGATGAGCCGGTGACCTCCTTCCAGATGAGCGCGGTGATCACCGAGCAGGGCGTCGCGGAGGTCTTCGGGCACGACCAGCGCGAGCAGGCGCGGCAGCTGATCGAGCACGCCGCGCACCCCAGCGTCCGCGAGGAGCTCCGCGAGGAGGCGGTCGAGCTCGGACTGGCGGCTCCTCTCTAG
- a CDS encoding PH domain-containing protein — protein sequence MQQPRPLGGPDIGRHLLREEGEVIVDEVRHHWAAYTVPMLEVLAAVAVLAWVPVIHIDLAGLALLLALGLALHAGWGALREHRDRFVITNMRVFRVHGVLTTKMATMPLHRILDITVVRPLHGRIFGFGHFCFESAAQEQGLRDIRYVGRPVQRDLAIQRVVQRSGLRGPRVG from the coding sequence GTGCAGCAGCCACGTCCGCTCGGGGGACCCGACATCGGTCGCCACCTCCTGCGCGAGGAGGGCGAGGTGATCGTCGACGAGGTGCGCCACCACTGGGCGGCCTACACGGTGCCGATGCTGGAGGTGCTGGCTGCCGTCGCGGTGCTGGCGTGGGTGCCCGTGATCCACATCGACCTCGCCGGGCTCGCGCTGCTGCTGGCGCTCGGCCTGGCCCTGCACGCGGGCTGGGGCGCGCTGCGCGAGCACCGCGACCGGTTCGTGATCACCAACATGCGCGTCTTCCGGGTCCACGGGGTGCTCACCACCAAGATGGCCACGATGCCGCTGCACCGCATCCTCGACATCACCGTCGTCCGGCCGCTGCACGGGCGGATCTTCGGCTTCGGGCACTTCTGCTTCGAGTCCGCCGCCCAGGAGCAGGGCCTGCGCGACATCCGGTACGTCGGCAGGCCGGTGCAGCGCGACCTCGCCATCCAGCGCGTGGTCCAGCGCTCGGGTCTGCGAGGCCCGCGCGTGGGCTGA
- a CDS encoding LysR family transcriptional regulator: MIDLAALTSLRAVAAHGSVVAAADALGFTPSAVSQQVKRLERQTGVPLLERVGRGVVLSRHGHHLVEAGGRVLADLEELEARLHREAGAVAGRLRMTAFSTAVRGLVAPRLRLLLNEHPDLSVTLHECEPWDTVDLVSSGQADLGVAHRWGDVPLVVPDHLVATTIATDVADVIVHRDHPLAGRDLLTPRDLLEEDWVATPEGTICRQWLHRMYDGTGRLPRIAHQSMEFDSHLALVRARLGIALVPRLGRQPLGPDLVAVPAAEPVPTRDVVALHRRSMTDSPAVAALLAALRD, translated from the coding sequence ATGATCGACCTCGCCGCCCTCACCTCGCTGCGGGCCGTCGCGGCGCACGGCTCGGTCGTCGCTGCGGCCGACGCGCTGGGGTTCACCCCCAGCGCGGTCTCCCAGCAGGTCAAGCGGCTCGAGCGGCAGACCGGCGTGCCGCTGCTGGAGCGGGTCGGCCGCGGCGTGGTGCTGTCCCGGCACGGCCATCACCTCGTGGAGGCCGGCGGTCGGGTGCTGGCCGACCTCGAGGAGCTCGAGGCCCGGCTGCACCGCGAGGCCGGCGCCGTCGCCGGGCGGCTGCGGATGACGGCCTTCTCGACCGCCGTGCGCGGCCTGGTCGCGCCGCGGCTGCGGCTGCTCCTCAACGAGCACCCCGACCTGAGCGTGACGCTGCACGAGTGCGAGCCCTGGGACACCGTCGACCTGGTGTCCTCGGGCCAGGCCGACCTGGGCGTGGCCCACCGCTGGGGCGACGTACCCCTCGTGGTCCCCGACCACCTGGTGGCGACGACGATCGCCACCGACGTCGCCGACGTGATCGTCCACCGCGACCACCCCCTCGCCGGCCGGGACCTGCTCACCCCCCGCGACCTCCTCGAGGAGGACTGGGTCGCGACCCCCGAGGGCACGATCTGCCGCCAGTGGCTGCACCGGATGTACGACGGCACCGGCCGGCTGCCGCGCATCGCGCACCAGTCGATGGAGTTCGACTCCCACCTCGCCCTGGTCCGCGCCCGCCTCGGCATCGCCCTGGTCCCCCGGCTCGGCCGTCAGCCGCTCGGCCCGGACCTCGTCGCCGTCCCGGCCGCCGAGCCGGTCCCCACGCGCGACGTGGTCGCCCTGCACCGGCGGAGCATGACCGACTCCCCCGCCGTCGCCGCCCTCCTCGCCGCGCTCCGGGACTGA
- the glgB gene encoding 1,4-alpha-glucan branching protein GlgB, with product MTTPRSTPSTGSPAGTSTGTSTGTPSVRPVAREQLDLILTGGHGDPHSVLGAHPHEGGVTVRVLKPLASSVAVTGAWGETRLEHEYEGFWVGVLPVAEVPDYRVTVAYDGEPVEVDDPYRFLPTLGEVDLHLINEGRHEQLWTVLGARVQHYPGIGIEQTVSGTSFAVWAPSARGVRLKGSFNSWDGREHPMRQLGSSGVWELFVPGLGTGTAYKYGILGQDGEWREKADPMAAWAERPPATSSLVYESTYEWGDDAWMAERPARQPVAEAMSVYEMHLASWKKHPDGRFWSWAELAEDLPAYLADLGFTHVELMPVMQHPFGGSWGYHVTSYFAPDSRFGDPDGFKLLVDRLHQAGIGVILDWVPGHFATDEWALARFDGTPLYEDPNPQRGWHKEWGSHIFNFGRNEVRNFLYANAIYWLEEFHADGLRVDGVASMLYLDYSREEGEWTPNKHGGRENLEAVQFLQEMNATVYKRVPGIVTVAEESTSWPGVTRPTSADGLGFGFKWNMGWMHDSLDYVAHEPVHRAYHHGEMTFSLVYAWSENYVLPISHDEVVHGKGSLLRKMPGDRWQQLANLRAYLGFMWAHPGKQLLFMGAELGQESEWAESRELDWWLLDHPEHRGVHALVRDLNRVYTGSPALWAADHDPAGFQWIDANDAGHNTFSFVRRVPDGAATPELVCVANFAAVPHEGYRLGLPAEGVWEEVLNTDAETYTGSGVGNMGAITAVAGEHLGLPAHADIVVPPLATVWFRRRA from the coding sequence ATGACCACGCCCCGCAGCACCCCCTCCACCGGCAGCCCGGCCGGCACCTCGACCGGCACCTCGACCGGCACCCCCTCGGTCCGGCCGGTCGCCCGCGAGCAGCTCGACCTGATCCTCACCGGTGGCCACGGCGACCCGCACAGCGTGCTCGGCGCCCACCCGCACGAGGGCGGCGTGACCGTCCGCGTGCTCAAGCCGCTGGCCTCCAGCGTCGCGGTGACCGGCGCCTGGGGCGAGACCCGCCTCGAGCACGAGTACGAGGGCTTCTGGGTCGGCGTCCTGCCCGTCGCCGAGGTGCCCGACTACCGGGTGACGGTCGCCTACGACGGCGAGCCGGTCGAGGTCGACGACCCCTACCGCTTCCTGCCCACCCTCGGCGAGGTCGACCTCCACCTGATCAACGAGGGCCGCCACGAGCAGCTGTGGACCGTGCTCGGCGCGCGGGTCCAGCACTACCCCGGCATCGGGATCGAGCAGACCGTGTCGGGCACGTCCTTCGCGGTGTGGGCCCCCTCGGCCCGCGGCGTCCGGCTCAAGGGTTCCTTCAACAGCTGGGACGGCCGCGAGCACCCGATGCGCCAGCTCGGCAGCTCGGGGGTCTGGGAGCTGTTCGTGCCCGGGCTCGGCACCGGCACGGCCTACAAGTACGGCATCCTCGGCCAGGACGGCGAGTGGCGGGAGAAGGCCGACCCGATGGCCGCGTGGGCCGAGCGGCCCCCGGCCACCTCGTCCCTGGTGTACGAGTCCACCTACGAGTGGGGCGACGACGCCTGGATGGCCGAGCGGCCCGCCAGGCAGCCGGTCGCCGAGGCGATGTCGGTCTACGAGATGCACCTCGCCTCGTGGAAGAAGCACCCCGACGGCCGCTTCTGGTCGTGGGCGGAGCTGGCCGAGGACCTGCCGGCGTACCTCGCCGACCTCGGCTTCACCCACGTCGAGCTGATGCCGGTCATGCAGCACCCGTTCGGCGGCTCGTGGGGCTACCACGTGACGTCGTACTTCGCGCCGGACTCCCGCTTCGGCGACCCCGACGGCTTCAAGCTGCTCGTCGACCGGCTCCACCAGGCCGGCATCGGCGTCATCCTGGACTGGGTGCCGGGCCACTTCGCCACCGACGAGTGGGCGCTGGCCCGCTTCGACGGCACCCCGCTCTACGAGGACCCCAACCCCCAGCGCGGGTGGCACAAGGAGTGGGGCTCCCACATCTTCAACTTCGGGCGCAACGAGGTGCGCAACTTCCTCTACGCCAACGCGATCTACTGGCTCGAGGAGTTCCACGCCGACGGCCTGCGCGTCGACGGCGTCGCCTCGATGCTCTACCTCGACTACTCCCGCGAGGAGGGCGAGTGGACGCCGAACAAGCACGGCGGCCGCGAGAACCTCGAGGCGGTGCAGTTCCTCCAGGAGATGAACGCCACCGTCTACAAGCGGGTCCCCGGCATCGTCACGGTCGCGGAGGAGTCCACCTCCTGGCCCGGCGTCACCCGCCCGACCAGCGCCGACGGCCTCGGCTTCGGCTTCAAGTGGAACATGGGCTGGATGCACGACTCCCTCGACTACGTCGCGCACGAGCCGGTCCACCGCGCGTACCACCACGGCGAGATGACCTTCTCCCTCGTCTACGCCTGGTCGGAGAACTACGTGCTGCCGATCAGCCACGACGAGGTCGTGCACGGCAAGGGCTCGCTGCTGCGCAAGATGCCCGGCGACCGGTGGCAGCAGCTGGCGAACCTCCGCGCCTACCTCGGCTTCATGTGGGCCCACCCGGGCAAGCAGCTGCTGTTCATGGGCGCCGAGCTCGGCCAGGAGTCGGAGTGGGCGGAGTCCCGCGAGCTCGACTGGTGGCTGCTGGACCACCCCGAGCACCGCGGCGTGCACGCGCTGGTCCGCGACCTCAACCGGGTCTACACCGGCTCGCCCGCACTGTGGGCCGCCGACCACGACCCCGCCGGGTTCCAGTGGATCGACGCCAACGACGCCGGCCACAACACCTTCTCCTTCGTACGCCGCGTGCCCGACGGGGCCGCGACGCCGGAGCTGGTCTGCGTCGCGAACTTCGCCGCCGTTCCCCACGAGGGCTACCGGCTCGGCCTGCCCGCCGAGGGGGTGTGGGAGGAGGTGCTCAACACCGACGCCGAGACCTACACCGGCTCCGGGGTCGGCAACATGGGCGCGATCACCGCGGTCGCCGGCGAGCACCTCGGCCTGCCCGCCCACGCCGACATCGTGGTGCCGCCGCTCGCGACGGTCTGGTTCCGCCGCCGGGCCTGA
- a CDS encoding EamA family transporter, whose translation MNRRDSLLAALVASVWGFNFIVIYWGMGEVPPLLFCAIRFLVVLVPAVFLVRRPQVPWRTLALVGATMSLGQFGFLYVAMAAGLPPGLAALVLQAQVVFTVVIATAVLRERPTAAQAAGVLVGTLGLVVVAVGRGGHVPLTALALCLLGALSWGTGNVVSRASGAPGGLGLTVWSALVVPVPLLALSLLVDGPAAVADGLAAFGWEAVVSTGYTAGLASLVGYGVFNTLLARNPSAAVVPWVLLAPVVATVSAWLLLGQVPNVAEGAGGALLVLGALVALRPRRRPTPPRDAQRAPGRTLSSTRR comes from the coding sequence GTGAACCGCCGTGACAGCCTCCTGGCCGCCCTGGTCGCCTCGGTGTGGGGCTTCAACTTCATCGTCATCTACTGGGGGATGGGCGAGGTCCCGCCGCTGCTGTTCTGCGCGATCCGGTTCCTCGTCGTCCTGGTGCCCGCGGTGTTCCTCGTCCGCCGCCCGCAGGTGCCCTGGCGCACCCTGGCGCTGGTCGGCGCGACGATGTCGCTGGGCCAGTTCGGCTTCCTGTACGTCGCCATGGCCGCCGGCCTCCCGCCGGGGCTCGCCGCCCTGGTGCTCCAGGCGCAGGTCGTCTTCACGGTCGTGATCGCCACCGCGGTGCTTCGCGAGCGCCCCACCGCCGCCCAGGCGGCCGGCGTGCTGGTGGGCACCCTCGGCCTGGTCGTCGTCGCGGTCGGCCGAGGCGGTCACGTACCGCTCACCGCGCTCGCCCTCTGCCTGCTCGGCGCGCTGTCGTGGGGCACCGGCAACGTCGTCTCCCGCGCTTCCGGCGCCCCGGGCGGCCTGGGCCTGACCGTGTGGTCCGCGCTCGTCGTGCCGGTGCCGCTGCTGGCGCTCTCGCTGCTGGTCGACGGCCCGGCCGCCGTGGCCGACGGGCTCGCCGCCTTCGGCTGGGAGGCGGTCGTCTCCACCGGCTACACCGCGGGGCTCGCCTCGCTCGTGGGGTACGGCGTGTTCAACACGCTGCTCGCCCGCAACCCGTCGGCGGCCGTGGTCCCGTGGGTGCTGCTCGCCCCGGTCGTCGCGACGGTCTCGGCCTGGCTGCTGCTCGGGCAGGTGCCCAACGTGGCCGAGGGTGCCGGCGGCGCGCTGCTCGTCCTCGGGGCGCTGGTCGCGCTCCGGCCGCGGCGTCGCCCGACCCCGCCTCGTGATGCCCAGCGTGCGCCGGGGCGCACCCTCAGCAGCACGAGGCGATGA
- a CDS encoding acetamidase/formamidase family protein — MDTTPATPAATDLSRALARRAVLRATAAGAIGSGAALAAGAGTPAYAAPSSRGVTILQPGQGKTRGRYVRSRADEVWWGHLPNRTAKPVAVVDSGTVVTIDTISHEGLLEDQGKDPRQYFETFGVPEKHVLRDAVAVAARAEHAGPGPHVVTGPIAVRGAEPGDVLKVDVLALPLRVPYGVISNRHGKGALPGTYPEQFVEDPANARYVNEGGNISVFASVRRSAKHGLRAKLPGPVPVGFGLAPFLGLMGVARDTDAMVDSVPPTYAGGNLDINDLVVGSTLYLPVQVAGALFFTGDPHMAQGDGEVALTAMEGSLRATLRLSVIKAGSRKVPRIAFDQPFAETPDFWLPIGLSDGDGPEGGGNETSLDLAMKDAVRQALAFLVEEKGMPGPVAYAYLSAATDFQVSQVVDRTTGIHALIRKADFA; from the coding sequence ATGGACACCACACCCGCCACGCCCGCCGCCACCGACCTCTCCCGTGCCCTCGCCCGGCGCGCCGTGCTGCGGGCGACCGCCGCCGGCGCGATCGGCAGCGGCGCCGCGCTCGCCGCCGGCGCCGGCACCCCGGCGTACGCCGCCCCCAGCAGCCGGGGCGTCACCATCCTCCAGCCCGGGCAGGGCAAGACCCGGGGCCGCTACGTCCGTTCCCGCGCCGACGAGGTCTGGTGGGGGCACCTGCCCAACCGCACCGCGAAGCCCGTCGCCGTCGTCGACTCCGGGACGGTCGTCACCATCGACACGATCTCCCACGAGGGGCTGCTCGAGGACCAGGGCAAGGACCCGCGGCAGTACTTCGAGACCTTCGGCGTCCCCGAGAAGCACGTGCTGCGCGACGCCGTCGCCGTCGCCGCCCGCGCCGAGCACGCCGGCCCCGGGCCGCACGTGGTCACCGGGCCGATCGCGGTGCGCGGCGCCGAGCCGGGTGACGTGCTCAAGGTCGACGTGCTCGCGCTGCCGCTGCGCGTCCCCTACGGCGTGATCTCCAACCGGCACGGCAAGGGCGCGCTGCCGGGCACCTACCCCGAGCAGTTCGTCGAGGACCCCGCCAACGCGCGGTACGTCAACGAGGGCGGCAACATCAGCGTCTTCGCCTCGGTCCGCCGCTCCGCCAAGCACGGACTGCGCGCGAAGCTGCCCGGCCCGGTGCCCGTCGGGTTCGGGCTGGCGCCGTTCCTGGGCCTGATGGGCGTCGCGCGCGACACCGACGCGATGGTCGACTCGGTGCCGCCGACGTACGCCGGCGGCAACCTCGACATCAACGACCTCGTCGTCGGCTCGACGCTCTACCTGCCGGTGCAGGTGGCGGGCGCGCTGTTCTTCACCGGCGACCCGCACATGGCGCAGGGCGACGGCGAGGTCGCGCTGACCGCGATGGAGGGCTCGCTGCGCGCGACGCTGCGGCTCTCAGTCATCAAGGCCGGCAGCCGGAAGGTGCCGAGGATCGCCTTCGACCAGCCCTTCGCCGAGACCCCCGACTTCTGGCTGCCGATCGGGCTCTCCGACGGCGACGGCCCCGAGGGCGGCGGCAACGAGACCAGCCTGGACCTGGCGATGAAGGACGCCGTGCGCCAGGCGCTCGCCTTCCTGGTCGAGGAGAAGGGGATGCCGGGGCCGGTGGCCTACGCCTACCTCTCGGCCGCCACCGACTTCCAGGTCTCCCAGGTCGTCGACCGCACCACCGGCATCCACGCGCTCATCCGCAAGGCCGACTTCGCCTGA
- the meaB gene encoding methylmalonyl Co-A mutase-associated GTPase MeaB encodes MPPRTEADVPGLVERARAGEARAVARLISLVEDESPRLREVTAALAPHTGRAQVLGLTGAPGVGKSTTTNALVRELRARGKRVGVLAVDPSSPFSGGALLGDRIRMQDHAGDPDVYIRSMASRGHLGGLAWSTPQAVRVLDAAGCDVVVVETVGVGQSEVEVAGLADTTLVLLAPGMGDGIQAAKAGILEVGDVYVVNKADRDGADQVRRDLRSMIALADRPDDGWTPPILATVAQAGQGLAELVAEIDRHHAWLQETGELGRRRARRARAEVEAIALAALRRTWGDIGGHAGLDELAAAVAAGETDPWAAADRLLEQVRA; translated from the coding sequence GTGCCTCCTCGCACGGAGGCGGACGTCCCGGGCCTCGTCGAGCGCGCACGCGCCGGCGAGGCCCGGGCCGTCGCCCGGCTGATCTCCCTCGTCGAGGACGAGTCCCCGCGGCTGCGCGAGGTCACCGCCGCGCTCGCGCCGCACACCGGCCGCGCCCAGGTCCTCGGCCTCACCGGCGCCCCGGGCGTCGGGAAGTCCACGACGACCAACGCGCTCGTCCGCGAGCTGCGCGCCCGGGGCAAGCGGGTCGGCGTCCTCGCCGTCGACCCGTCCTCGCCGTTCTCCGGCGGGGCCCTGCTCGGTGACCGGATCCGGATGCAGGACCACGCCGGCGACCCGGACGTCTACATCCGCTCGATGGCCTCCCGCGGCCACCTCGGCGGGCTGGCCTGGTCGACCCCGCAGGCGGTCCGCGTCCTCGACGCCGCCGGCTGCGACGTCGTGGTCGTCGAGACCGTCGGGGTCGGGCAGAGCGAGGTCGAGGTCGCCGGACTCGCCGACACCACGCTGGTGCTCCTCGCGCCCGGGATGGGCGACGGGATCCAGGCCGCCAAGGCCGGCATCCTCGAGGTCGGGGACGTGTACGTCGTCAACAAGGCCGACCGCGACGGGGCCGACCAGGTGCGGCGCGACCTGCGGTCGATGATCGCGCTCGCCGATCGCCCCGACGACGGCTGGACCCCGCCGATCCTCGCGACCGTCGCCCAGGCCGGCCAGGGCCTGGCGGAGCTGGTCGCGGAGATCGACCGCCACCACGCCTGGCTCCAGGAGACCGGCGAGCTCGGCCGCCGGCGCGCCCGCCGGGCCCGCGCGGAGGTCGAGGCGATCGCCCTGGCCGCCCTGCGGCGTACCTGGGGCGACATCGGGGGCCACGCCGGCCTCGACGAGCTCGCGGCCGCCGTCGCGGCGGGGGAGACCGACCCGTGGGCGGCTGCCGACCGGCTGCTGGAGCAGGTCCGGGCCTGA
- a CDS encoding tetratricopeptide repeat protein has protein sequence MTQQPFSRPGAIDLSALKRPAPAAPSGPGAPPPAGAAPGGPVGGQGGGAAGGPVGGSSYAVSVTEQNFQSVIEASMTAPVLLVFYSRTRMPESGQLADDLATVSAEFEGRFLAGLVDIDAAPQIAQAMQIPSIPLVIAVLDGRPAPLLQDALPIEELRTALTQVIQQLTAQGMTGRHQPLHAAAAPDDDAEPQVDPRYAAAQDALGEGDIDRAVAEYQKLVDANPADAEAAAGLAMAKVLQRTQGVDLNAARAAAAANPDDVEAQTMVADLDMLGGHVEDAFTRLVDLVRRSSGDERNAAREHLLGLFAAVGNDDPRVIRGRQALASALF, from the coding sequence ATGACGCAGCAGCCGTTCTCGCGCCCCGGTGCCATCGACCTCTCGGCGTTGAAGCGACCCGCCCCCGCCGCACCCTCCGGGCCGGGTGCGCCGCCGCCCGCGGGCGCGGCACCCGGGGGCCCGGTCGGCGGTCAGGGAGGTGGCGCGGCGGGCGGTCCGGTCGGCGGGTCGTCGTACGCCGTGAGCGTGACCGAGCAGAACTTCCAGAGCGTCATCGAGGCCTCGATGACCGCGCCGGTGCTGCTCGTCTTCTACTCCCGGACCCGGATGCCCGAGAGCGGCCAGCTCGCCGACGACCTCGCGACCGTCTCGGCGGAGTTCGAGGGGCGCTTCCTCGCCGGCCTCGTCGACATCGACGCCGCGCCGCAGATCGCCCAGGCGATGCAGATCCCCTCGATCCCGCTCGTCATCGCCGTGCTCGACGGCCGGCCGGCGCCGCTCCTGCAGGACGCGCTCCCGATCGAGGAGCTGCGCACCGCGCTCACCCAGGTGATCCAGCAGCTGACCGCGCAGGGCATGACCGGCCGGCACCAGCCGCTGCACGCCGCGGCCGCGCCCGACGACGACGCCGAGCCGCAGGTCGACCCGCGGTACGCCGCCGCGCAGGACGCGCTCGGCGAGGGCGACATCGACCGCGCGGTCGCTGAGTACCAGAAGCTCGTCGACGCCAACCCCGCCGACGCCGAGGCCGCCGCCGGTCTCGCGATGGCCAAGGTGCTCCAGCGCACCCAGGGCGTCGACCTCAACGCGGCCCGGGCCGCCGCGGCCGCGAACCCCGACGACGTCGAGGCGCAGACGATGGTCGCCGACCTCGACATGCTCGGCGGCCACGTCGAGGACGCCTTCACCCGGCTCGTCGACCTGGTACGACGCAGCTCCGGCGACGAGCGCAACGCGGCTCGCGAGCACCTGCTCGGTCTGTTCGCCGCCGTCGGCAACGACGACCCGCGTGTGATCCGCGGCCGCCAGGCGCTCGCGTCCGCGCTGTTCTGA
- a CDS encoding NUDIX hydrolase, which produces MTDQPTTWATVAEGVARISWLPGEPVDVVRREVAEALITHARVEALVDPADEGGQRTATWSGMRREGVMRGVTVDGTPVDRIVYARLATDVPTSEPEGFRALLNSFLPRKRAIGQMLVRDREGRVLLCQLTYKQDWDLPGGVVEVGESPQTAVEREVEEELGLRISTGSLLLTDWLPPWSGWDDALCLVFDGGVHDASLTDRIVKQVREIRSAEFRTLEEADQLCADFTARRVRAAMANLGGGPAYTESGRG; this is translated from the coding sequence GTGACCGACCAGCCGACCACCTGGGCCACCGTCGCGGAGGGCGTCGCGCGGATCTCCTGGCTCCCCGGCGAGCCCGTCGACGTCGTACGTCGCGAGGTGGCCGAGGCCCTGATCACCCACGCCCGGGTCGAGGCCCTGGTCGACCCCGCCGACGAGGGCGGCCAGCGCACCGCCACCTGGTCGGGCATGCGCCGCGAGGGGGTCATGCGGGGCGTGACCGTCGACGGGACGCCGGTCGACCGGATCGTCTACGCCCGCCTGGCCACCGACGTGCCGACCTCGGAGCCCGAGGGCTTCCGGGCGCTGCTCAACTCCTTCCTCCCCCGCAAGCGCGCGATCGGCCAGATGCTGGTGCGCGACCGCGAGGGCCGGGTGCTGCTGTGCCAGCTGACCTACAAGCAGGACTGGGACCTCCCGGGCGGCGTCGTCGAGGTCGGCGAGTCGCCGCAGACGGCCGTCGAGCGCGAGGTCGAGGAGGAGCTCGGCCTCCGGATCTCCACCGGTTCCCTGCTGCTCACCGACTGGCTGCCGCCGTGGAGCGGCTGGGACGACGCGCTGTGCCTGGTCTTCGACGGCGGCGTCCACGACGCCTCGCTCACCGACCGGATCGTCAAGCAGGTCCGCGAGATCCGCTCCGCGGAGTTCCGCACCCTCGAGGAGGCCGACCAGCTCTGCGCGGACTTCACCGCCCGCCGGGTGCGCGCCGCGATGGCCAACCTCGGCGGCGGTCCGGCCTACACCGAGTCCGGGCGCGGCTGA